GTGAATAGTCCACAACAAACTTATACACCAACACAGAAGATATTATGCACTTACTGTTGCCCCCAACATTGAGCTGGGATGGGTTGTCATCGTGGGCTTTGGCCTGGGCAGAGGTGCTGATTGGCAGACTGATGGTAGTCTTGCTGTGGGCTTCACTGTCAGACTTCGTGGTGTTTGGTTGTGGTGCGAGTGTCGGCGGCTGAGTATTGGGGGGCTTTTGGGAGGGGCTGGTGCTTGATGTTGAAGTGGAATGGGTGCTGGCAGTTGTATTGGCAGGTACAGGTTTGGTTTTGGGTGATGTGGTACCTGGCAGCTTGGGTGCTGGGGAAGAAATGGGGGAGTGCGTTTTGGTGTGAGTGGGCTGGCTTGATGTTGTAATGGTGTCAGGAAGTAAGGGTGTAGAATTGTTCAAGGGTGGTGTTTTGGTGGATGTGGCTGCAGGGGCAGTGTGAATTGCATGTGTGGGACTGGCAGCAGTGGAGATAGGGGCAACGTGAGAGGTGGGAGTGTGGCTCTCAAAATGGGGAGTTGGAGGCTGTAATGTTGAAGTATTTGTCAGGTTCTTGTTGTCCGGGACAGAACCTGTGTTGGTATCTATGGACAGAAAACGAAAGTGTTAGTATCAAAATGCTGTGATTCTACTGGGCTCTGATGAATGTGCATAATCAGCGTGTGTTCACATACATGAAATGAGAATGTGAAgcattaaagggtcagttcattAAAATTGCAAACCAACATATTTACTTCTTGAGTGATAtctagccatgcagatagttttggttttatttgttttcattttttataaactctgtctctgagatttctgtctcctctcccaCACAATGGGCGCAAACGTTACCTTCTTAAATTCACTGGAACCTCTTCTATCAACAAAATAGAAATAGTCAATTTGAAAACAGTAGTCTGTGTTCTGTGGATTATCAGTAACATGGACATTTTTTCTGGAAACTGACgttgctgtttatttttagcCATCCTAATGGCATGGCTCTAGGAATGGCAATGTTGGTCTTTCTGTCGGTCAGTTCACCATTTTTGTACAGATGGAAATATGTCAAAAACTTTCAGATGGATTGACTTCAATGCCATCATCAGCTGTGACTAAGTACAGCCTGTCTGAGCAGCTAGCATGTTTGTCAATTCGTAGTCTGGTTAAATATAATTCTTTCAGTGCTGTGAGCAACACAAAAAATTCATAAACCTTCAGTGTGTTTGAGATAAAGCGGAAAAACTTAGACACAAATATATCTTAACATAAAACCACAAGTGTATCTGCATGTCTACTTTAAACATCAAGTGCCTAAAAATATGCGCTAGTCTGTGAATATATTTATGAGTGTAATGTGTGAGCCGGCATCAGTATGCGTGAGAGTGAGAGTTTGTGTCTGAGGGGAGTATTTCCCTTCTACCTTTCTCACCCCCTTGTGAAAAGTCACACAGCATTTAATCACTTCTCTCTTCTCGTCAACACCATCAGAATGTTGTCGGGGCTCACTTTTCTAAGTTGCTCTCTCAACAGATTACAACTCTTCTGCTTCTGTCCTACAGCAACTcaaaaacaaagtgtttttccgtttctgtttcctgtttggttttttttttattgttgttagaTTAGGCTGAGGTTTCTGTCTCTATTTATGTTGTGTTGGTGACTTGACTAGCCACACTTTACCCCTGTCACAATGAGTCTACTCACCCTGTGCTCCACTTCTGGACACAGGCAACAGAGATAAAGACTTTGCTAAATATAGCTCCGAAACACTGAGCCACCTACTGCTGGGTTTCCCACTAAATCTTCTGAAGTGTGACAAAACTTCCCAGCTGGAAAACCTCAGACGCACGAAAACAATAAGCCCAGCATcatatcacctttttttttttattccaaaaatGTGACTCCACAACGCTGACGAGAAGTGGCTCAATCAGCCTGCCATCATTCTGCCATTATGTTCTCTTAATTGCTATAAACACACGAGTAGGAATAAGTACCATTCTTTGTTTGGGTTGGTATCGACGGAGTTTCTCCATTTGTAGTTGCGTTGCCATTAGAGCTTGGGTTTGTGTCAGAGCCGTTTAGTGCagatgcagcagcaggagcatGACTGGTCTGGTTGACGCTTGAACCAGGAGGAGGGTTTGTAGCTGGGGGACTGGGTGTGGCCTCAGCACCGACAGGACTCATTGAGGTGGGGGCGGCAGCATGGGCATCTTCTGATGAGGGGGGGACAGAGCCAAATTTGGTTAATTATGGTCAATTCCTGGTGATGCCCCCAGAGTCATTAACAACttcttctctcatttttctAACTAAACACAGGGAAACAGTCAGTGTACACACTCCAAAACCATCAGAATGAATTAGATGCACATCAGTCAACACAGGCCAGTGTTCATCCAAACAGTTATTGAAATTGGCAaatttatacacacatattattTATCTGAAATGTATCTGACCGTGTATATATATCTTTTCAAGCAAAGCAGCGCAGCAATGCATGctcagtacaaccacagtcttgTCATATCGATCAGTGAGCAGCTTCACTTGAGAGCTTATAGGGCTTTAGTGTAGCTTTATAATTGTTGTTAGGAAAGAAGATCACATGTCATATTAGCCTTCCTAATCCAGATGTTTTTAGCATACTGGGAGCTAAATGCACCCTTAAACCTGAAGGATTATCTACCCACAATCCTTGAAGGCCAATATGAGGTAAAACTTGGAGGTGATGGGTCAGTAGAAAACATAATTTATGTAGCGaaagtgtgtttttccccccttgtttCCAATCTTGTAATTACCTCACATCCCCTCACTTTTATCTTGCACGACCTCATCAGGTTGGGAACATTTTAACGGATACTAACGGAATTACAATGAAACACTACACTTTTctgtaaaacataattttagAGTACAACATTAAATGGAAAAGAACTGACTGACTTACTTTACATGGCATCTACTGCAGCCCACATGAGACGTAGTGCAAGAAATATATCTGGTCTTTGAAGTGATACCATTTTAATGAGGATCTTCaatctctctcgttctctctctctttcctctggtCAGGATCTGTTTAGCACTATTGTATAAgtcttcatttctgtttctACCTACAGTACTTCCCTTTGATGAAGACCAGAGcactaatgtaatgtaatgtcattACCGTTCAGTAACACACTGCCATGATGCCTTTCATTATCCCCATAATCACTCACACAGTTCATCAGTGCACACAGtgatagaaagagagacagagagagggagacgtatttgaactgtaaatgatacgaaaacagacacacataaatagACAGAGGTGCTTGGCTATATAATACTGGCCTTGTTCCCTCACTTGGGTTTTTATTAGAGCTGCTTAGGTCAAATACTGGAGTCTgtttttgtatatatgtgtgtctttctgtgtgtctgtgtgtgtgcagagtggATTCACACAGAGAGCCACTGTTTCCAGTATTGcacacactcctctctccaGATATTACAGGGTCTTACTCACaatttttcaggccagtgcagCCTGTACCTGGGGAAATAGCTCTTACTCACTTCTTGACCCTACCGTTGAGAGGAACAGCCAACCATTTTTCTGCAAGCAGATGTCTGCTGCAGCTATGCTCAATGCTTGTCGTGCCTGTAATATCGTGTGTGTGCAAACCATCTAACTGCGGCTGTAAGCACCTATAACCACAGTTTTCTCAGCATGTGATTGTGGTGATTTTTTTCTAACTGTAAATCAACAAATACAGATATTGTGATTTTATGGAGTATAAGATAAGACAAAACAGAGGAAACTAAACATCTAAGATAGATCACGGAAGCTAGAGGTAATATTTTGACCTCACAGAACCTGTTTTTCAAGGATTCAGCGGTACTACAGCAGACATTTAATGTGTTCTCATTGGCACCATTAATTCAAGCTCTTGAGAACTCCTGTATGtatactgacatttaaaaagaagagaCCAAGATCTGACAATTGTGGTGATTTTTGAGTGAATGAGTTAGTGAGCATGGGTACATCTGAACCCATTTTCCCACGTTAGGGAGGAAGTGAAACAGCCCTCAAACAGCTCTGAGCATGTTGTCTGCAGCCTTTGAAACTGCACTTATTTCAGGTGTTTGCTGCCAACTGGTACGTGACCTTAAACTGCATGTCACAACTCTGGTCTGTCATCTTCTTTTCCAGACCTATGTATATATGGTTTtgctatcattattattattatcattattattattattactatatattattagagctgcagcacttaatcgattagttgatgGATAGAAAATGATCAGCAACTCTTTTAGTAATGTTTTTAACTTACAAAAAGATTTGCTGATTTCTcaatttctcaaatgtgatgatttcatgcttttatttgtcatttattataGTAATGATTAGCTGTGGGATTTAGATAAGAGATTTACAGACACCTTTGACTctctgaatttattttttaattttctgacatatagacaaaatgatgagtcaataaaataagattaattgatgatataagagaaaaaaaatccaagattAATAATTTAGTAaggttttttattatatatctgtCAATGCAATTAGGTTACTATGGTGCTTAATAAttgtttatatttcacattttttgtttgattacttaaattcatttttgtgtGGGTTACATATGCAGTTAGATAATATGATGGCCAGCTGAGCTACTCCTTATTTGTACGTTGCTTTGGACAACATGAAAATCtgccaaatgaataaataagcagactaaatgtgaaacaaaataaagcttTTGATTAGACAGTATAACAAGAGCAGAGAtagatttgatatttttaagtttttcgTTGCTGAGAGAGGCTCAGAGTGATTTATTGTTCCTGCCAAAAACAGAAGACTTGAATAGATATGGAAAAAGTTAATTAACTGCCAACCCCTGCTTTTCCTTGGAGCCACAAGCGTTTGACAGTAGAAACAAGATAATTACATCTTATTTGAatataagcttttttttctttttctttttttaaaaatctaccTGACAAGCATCCTAGATTTTGATTTTGCCCCCTGGACTGTATGTTAAATGCTCATAGAGTCAACAAACTGAATCTGTTACCATGGCACTGCTCTAAAACCTGACCATTAAGTCTATGTACTGTACTTCGAAGGAGAGCCAATTAGTATGAAGCCAGTGAAATGACAGTGTGCTGCTGCACATAGTTAGAGTTGTCATTTATCACAATGTACTACCCGGCTCATTTACAGCCAATAAATGACCTCCATTGGAGATGTGCTGTTTTCTATTCATTTGAATTTCATCTAGGGGAGCTGATGGGACAGTTCTGCCCAATAAAATCTTTTCAAATGTCAATAGTCTCATTTCCCTTTTATGTGAGAGGTgctgatggaaaaaaaagagcgaagataggaggaggtggaggtgaaagaagaggaggaggaggaggaggaggaggaggaggagagaaaggtaTTATAACAGGTAGCAGAGAAAGAGGATGGTGTGTAACGTTTTTGTGAAATACAGGATGTGTTAGTGTAGCCTAATGCAtgcagaaagaggaaggagagggggaagGAAACAAGGTGAAAGACAAAGTGAGAGGCGGTTCAAGCAAACACTAGAGGCTTGAGTTTGGAAAGGAATGTCTAAATAAAGCTgtgatttgaaataaaatgaggaGAGTACGGAACTGAGGCATGGTTTGGCTGGAGGTGGGCGAGAGCTCGTCTAACTCTGATCTTCAGGaagctgaaaagaaaacatacaagaGGAACTCGACTGTTCAGGCTCAGCTGTCTCTGTATGGTGTAATAAGGTGAAACAATGTGGGACTTTCTGCTGTCGTGTAAACTCACTTAAGCTTTGTCACCACAGGTGTTATAGAGTATGTGTACTGTTATAATTCATGATGTGGGGAcataaatctgttcacacagtccAATGTGGGGATTTGACTCCTTACTGTGAACACAAAGCAAATCCCcataataaaaatcattaaatttgaGGTTGAAGACTTTGTGTAAGTTTAAGGTTAGGTTCCAGGAAATGACCGTGAGTCaatgtcctctgaaatgatggaAACACGACTATGCGCGTGTGCGCGTGCGAAGGGTGCCACAGCCAATCATTATGacaattcttttttcttttttttaaaccaaaaatcaTAGCTCTAATCCAACTGgcaaacaataaataatcaaaaacaaaatgctgcTTACCATGATCAGCTGATCCCACATTAATAAACAGCAGCAGCGCACAAAGAGCAATCCAGAGTTTGTTCTCCATCATCTCTGTCCTTTTCCCACACAGTCAGAAAATCACCAAACAAATGAGGTCTGTTCTCCTACTCGCGGGTCTGTCTTGTTCTCCGATCCCAGACTTTAATGGAGTAGTTTGAGAATCCTGGGCAGCTCCTGTACTGTACGACTCaaagcaggcagcagcagctctgccaGTGTATGCGTGGCTGGAGGGACTGAAGGAGGAGTGCGCGCGCCCtgagtctctctttctctctctctctctctctctctctctctctctctctctctctctctctctctctctctctctctctctcggtgaATGCAGTGCCACGTGTTCCCTGTTCAAAATAGGCAGCGGGTCTTGACTCTGTGCCATGACATGACGCGCGTATCCAGTACAAAGAcaatcacccacacacacagcacacaaggGCATGCAGTTACATCAAAATAACACAACTTCACAAGAATACCCAGTTCTTGTTGCACTTATTCTGCCCACTTCTTGTACTTATTAGTGTCTCTGCAGTGACAGTGAGTTAATGATGTAAGCATTCATTGACTCATTAAGTAAGCATGTGACAATAACTGAAGAACGGTGGGGATTTGTAATGTGTTAGTatgtttattaaattaaatgttttaaatgtattacatgAGCAGACCCTTTGAATTAAATTACTGCAGTTCTTTTTCATAAGGTTTGCGAATCATCATGTTATAGCCTATGTTTGCATCAGActgtataatatgtaatataaagtaAGTAATTTGTTAATAAAAGCAAGTCTAAATCAAGATTCAagatacaaacatttatttgcttGCCAACGAAACACTGATTGGAATTTGTCTTGGTGTGTGGCCGGGGTagacaaacaatacaataaaaacacacatcgACAATAAAGATAGACATcagcataaaaacattaaaaatactcTGGCAAAATCAATAAAACGTCAGCATAAGCCTATGTTATAATCTAACAGAGTAAATAATGATGAGGGGGGTTCTCTCATTATTTTCA
The Scomber scombrus chromosome 8, fScoSco1.1, whole genome shotgun sequence DNA segment above includes these coding regions:
- the LOC133984858 gene encoding mucin-2-like, whose protein sequence is MMENKLWIALCALLLFINVGSADHEDAHAAAPTSMSPVGAEATPSPPATNPPPGSSVNQTSHAPAAASALNGSDTNPSSNGNATTNGETPSIPTQTKNDTNTGSVPDNKNLTNTSTLQPPTPHFESHTPTSHVAPISTAASPTHAIHTAPAATSTKTPPLNNSTPLLPDTITTSSQPTHTKTHSPISSPAPKLPGTTSPKTKPVPANTTASTHSTSTSSTSPSQKPPNTQPPTLAPQPNTTKSDSEAHSKTTISLPISTSAQAKAHDDNPSQLNVGGNTAHESPTLDPLLAGLVSAFIITAVIITLLLFLKLRRRDNRPEFRRLQDLPMDDMMEDTPLSMYSY